One Paenibacillus riograndensis SBR5 DNA segment encodes these proteins:
- a CDS encoding YbaB/EbfC family nucleoid-associated protein — MNNMNQMMKQVKKMQEQMLKAQEELGSKTIEGSSGGGVVTVQVNGHKKLLSIQIKPEAVDPDDIEMLQDLVITAVNDALTQAEELANNDMGKFTGGMKIPGLF, encoded by the coding sequence ATGAACAATATGAACCAAATGATGAAGCAGGTCAAAAAAATGCAGGAGCAAATGCTCAAAGCCCAAGAGGAACTGGGCAGCAAGACCATTGAAGGATCATCCGGCGGCGGTGTGGTAACAGTCCAAGTCAACGGCCACAAAAAGCTGCTCTCGATCCAGATCAAGCCTGAGGCTGTAGATCCCGATGATATCGAAATGCTGCAGGATCTAGTGATTACTGCGGTAAATGATGCTCTCACCCAAGCGGAAGAGCTGGCGAATAATGATATGGGTAAATTTACCGGAGGAATGAAGATCCCTGGCTTGTTCTAG
- the recR gene encoding recombination mediator RecR encodes MYYPEPLAKLIEAFTRLPGIGPKSATRLAFHVLNMKEDEVIDFAKALVSVKRNLHYCSVCCNITDTDPCRICQDKTRDASVICVVQDSKDLVAIERTKEFDGYYHVLQGAISPMEGIGPDDIRLKELLTRLSDERVKELIMATNPNIEGEATAMYISRLVRPFEIKITRIAHGLPVGGDLEYADEVTLSKALEGRRELF; translated from the coding sequence TTGTATTATCCAGAACCGCTAGCCAAGCTGATTGAAGCTTTTACGCGTTTGCCCGGAATTGGTCCGAAGTCAGCCACCCGGCTTGCTTTTCATGTGCTGAATATGAAGGAAGACGAGGTTATTGATTTTGCCAAGGCGCTGGTCAGCGTCAAACGCAATCTTCATTACTGCTCGGTCTGCTGCAATATTACGGATACCGATCCCTGCCGGATCTGTCAGGACAAAACCCGCGATGCCTCCGTAATCTGTGTAGTCCAGGACTCCAAGGATCTGGTGGCTATTGAACGGACCAAGGAATTCGACGGCTATTACCATGTGCTGCAAGGGGCAATCTCACCAATGGAAGGCATAGGTCCGGATGATATCCGCTTGAAGGAGCTGCTGACCCGTCTGAGTGATGAGAGAGTGAAGGAGCTTATTATGGCCACCAATCCCAATATTGAGGGTGAAGCCACAGCGATGTATATCTCCCGCCTGGTCCGGCCTTTCGAGATCAAAATCACCAGGATAGCCCATGGACTGCCTGTAGGCGGCGATTTGGAGTATGCGGATGAGGTAACCTTGTCCAAGGCCCTCGAAGGCCGCCGTGAGCTGTTCTAA
- a CDS encoding pro-sigmaK processing inhibitor BofA family protein has translation MLRMAALAVLVLSGLLLLLIVFKKKLGWAWLSLFGTHLLLAALGIYIVNFSGLLTDIYIPLNPATIGAVTVLGLPGVLMLMGLKLTLF, from the coding sequence ATGTTAAGAATGGCCGCACTGGCAGTGCTGGTTCTATCCGGACTTTTATTACTGCTTATTGTTTTCAAAAAAAAATTGGGCTGGGCTTGGCTCAGCCTCTTCGGTACACATCTCCTTCTGGCTGCGCTGGGCATTTATATAGTGAATTTTTCGGGCTTGCTAACGGATATATATATTCCCCTGAACCCTGCCACTATAGGTGCTGTAACGGTTCTTGGTCTTCCGGGAGTGCTGATGCTTATGGGTTTGAAATTAACTTTGTTTTAA